One window from the genome of Ammoniphilus sp. CFH 90114 encodes:
- a CDS encoding stalk domain-containing protein → MFRYITLILLTFFLTTFASPSYAEKTNSPMIHVYVDALPVEFDVNPIIQNGRTLVPFRKLAETLDVQVEWDHQTRSIYAKGKETEVKLVIGNPVAFIHGVEVPLEAPPIIEGGRTLIPLRFFSEAFQADVKWDHATREIHIISPKKEMKVLGYYALKSWESLFGAPHPHTRIGNTDLISDLAVGWYSLDESGNLLHKDPVTMWAKPDQWEDLLQQAENYSLNKEMTVLLPDTDQRAYRILSSEENMTRAIYQLLEEAKLFDGINLDIEGLGRSSEGVEEIKNQFSLFVRKLSEEMKKQNLTLTLTLHAPNSAFKGYDYNALSQYADRIVIMAYGYSKKGEPEPIHKVIEAVKMAKNSAPEGKFFLGLDMNSENEQTLLAKLGVAKQYQLEGIALWRLGLIQPAEWEVLKKHITK, encoded by the coding sequence ATGTTCCGGTACATTACCCTAATCCTTTTGACTTTTTTCTTAACGACTTTTGCTAGTCCTTCCTATGCCGAAAAAACCAATTCCCCAATGATCCATGTTTATGTTGATGCTCTACCCGTCGAGTTTGATGTCAACCCTATCATCCAAAATGGAAGAACCCTAGTGCCTTTTCGAAAACTGGCAGAAACCCTAGATGTCCAGGTCGAATGGGATCATCAAACAAGAAGCATCTACGCTAAAGGGAAAGAAACGGAAGTGAAGCTTGTTATCGGAAATCCCGTAGCTTTCATTCATGGAGTTGAAGTTCCACTCGAGGCCCCTCCGATTATTGAGGGAGGGCGTACACTCATTCCGCTTCGATTTTTCAGTGAAGCATTCCAAGCAGATGTGAAGTGGGATCATGCTACGCGTGAAATACATATCATTTCACCAAAGAAAGAAATGAAAGTGTTGGGATACTATGCCCTAAAAAGTTGGGAGAGTTTATTTGGAGCCCCTCATCCCCATACCAGGATTGGGAATACCGATCTGATCTCTGATCTAGCCGTGGGTTGGTATAGTCTGGATGAAAGTGGAAATTTATTGCACAAGGATCCTGTAACCATGTGGGCAAAGCCTGATCAATGGGAGGATTTATTACAACAAGCCGAAAATTACTCTTTAAATAAAGAAATGACCGTCCTACTACCGGATACAGATCAACGAGCCTATCGTATTTTATCGAGTGAGGAGAACATGACTCGAGCGATCTACCAGCTCCTAGAAGAAGCCAAGTTGTTCGATGGAATCAATCTTGACATTGAAGGATTAGGGAGGTCCTCAGAAGGGGTAGAGGAGATTAAAAACCAATTCTCCTTATTTGTTCGCAAGCTTTCCGAAGAAATGAAGAAACAAAACCTAACGCTTACCCTAACCCTTCATGCTCCCAATAGTGCATTCAAAGGCTATGATTACAACGCCTTATCCCAATATGCCGATCGCATCGTGATTATGGCCTATGGCTATTCCAAAAAAGGGGAACCTGAGCCTATTCATAAAGTAATTGAAGCCGTAAAAATGGCAAAAAACAGTGCACCCGAAGGGAAATTTTTCCTGGGTTTGGATATGAATTCCGAAAATGAACAAACCTTACTAGCCAAACTGGGTGTTGCTAAGCAATACCAGTTAGAAGGCATTGCCCTATGGCGCTTAGGGCTGATTCAGCCTGCGGAGTGGGAAGTGTTAAAAAAACATATCACCAAATAA